Proteins from a single region of Labedella gwakjiensis:
- a CDS encoding AAA family ATPase, with protein MIQLEHLHMEDFRGIRVLDLPLRSKSFAIHGPNGSGKSGVVDAIDFALSGSIHRLLGAGTGGVTLVKHGPHVHKRDDPGAAVVELTVKDIVTGDTAVLRRSIKDPGEFTLDPDTEPMRASIAEAQVHPELTLSRREIIKYVLSKPGERAQEVQALLKLDRLDEFRKLLKSSLTKTSGALTTATTERSTAETNFAAHLGIGELLSESIAREINARRAVLGADPLTDVTIDTNFEEGLTAAGEAGTFNLATALLEVAGLIDAVDDTTELAAKQTALATIAQELADDPTLLEALKHQQLVDAGLAALVDGHCPLCDHDWEDIDTLRAHLTEKLEHSRSAVGVRTQLLAAATAYRTGLRELKESIDKAIPFATSHGDDTLPHLLSNFSASISAHNQAVGTTPESVLAAADALASSIFAIESDTRRLVGDLDTTLKALPDQTASTAARTYLAIAQDRWARVRVARAQATKATAVRDNAQIIYDQYCAVSDTALKELYESVEADFSRYYQIINSDDEGHFTAELKPTSGSLDLTVDFYGIGKFPPTAYHSEGHQDGMGVCLYLALVKQLLGEGFRYAVLDDVVMSVDVNHRRQFCELLKSEFPDVQFIITTHDVVWARQMQSAGLITSKSQARFYGWTVDGGPVYEQGDIWERIDEDLAKEDVAGAAHKLRRRLEAAAADIAEAIGGKVPFRGDNNYDLSVLLSAVKGRHGDLLAKAAAAANSWGDETAVEVVKTKKAERAAIVPEQESEVWLVNSMVHNNDWANASVNDLEPVLDATRAFLDLFTCDNPDCGGWIYTGWPEDALRCDCGNYNLNLKKK; from the coding sequence ATGATCCAACTCGAGCATCTCCACATGGAAGACTTCCGCGGTATCCGAGTACTGGATCTACCCCTGAGGTCGAAGTCGTTCGCGATCCACGGCCCGAACGGATCGGGCAAGAGTGGCGTGGTTGACGCGATCGACTTCGCATTGTCGGGCAGCATCCACCGCCTACTCGGCGCTGGAACTGGTGGTGTCACGCTCGTGAAGCACGGCCCGCACGTTCACAAGCGAGACGATCCCGGCGCCGCGGTCGTCGAGCTGACCGTCAAGGATATCGTGACCGGTGACACCGCGGTGCTCCGACGCAGCATCAAGGACCCTGGTGAGTTCACGCTCGATCCGGACACCGAGCCGATGCGCGCTTCCATCGCCGAGGCCCAGGTCCACCCTGAACTGACCTTGTCGCGCCGCGAAATCATTAAGTACGTGCTGTCGAAGCCGGGCGAGCGAGCCCAGGAAGTGCAGGCGCTCCTCAAGCTCGATCGTCTCGATGAGTTCCGCAAGCTTCTCAAGTCGTCGCTTACCAAGACGAGCGGTGCGCTCACCACGGCCACGACCGAGCGGTCGACGGCGGAGACCAACTTCGCAGCTCACCTGGGCATCGGCGAGCTGCTGTCCGAGAGCATCGCCCGTGAGATCAATGCTCGGCGAGCAGTTCTTGGCGCTGATCCACTCACGGACGTCACCATTGATACCAACTTCGAGGAGGGGCTCACTGCCGCTGGCGAGGCGGGAACGTTCAACCTCGCGACCGCGTTGCTCGAGGTCGCCGGTCTGATCGATGCAGTGGACGACACAACGGAACTCGCCGCGAAGCAGACTGCGCTCGCGACGATCGCGCAGGAGCTTGCTGACGACCCAACGCTGCTAGAAGCCCTCAAACACCAGCAACTCGTTGACGCCGGCCTTGCGGCCTTAGTCGATGGACACTGTCCTCTTTGCGACCACGACTGGGAAGACATCGACACCCTTCGCGCGCATCTCACCGAGAAGCTCGAGCATTCTCGCAGCGCCGTCGGCGTGCGGACGCAGCTCCTGGCAGCCGCAACGGCCTATCGCACTGGTCTTCGCGAGTTGAAGGAGTCGATCGACAAGGCAATTCCCTTCGCGACCTCGCACGGCGACGACACGCTTCCCCACCTCCTTTCGAACTTCTCCGCATCTATCTCGGCTCATAACCAGGCCGTCGGGACCACACCTGAATCGGTCCTGGCGGCCGCCGATGCGCTTGCGTCTTCCATCTTCGCGATCGAGTCCGATACCCGTCGCCTCGTCGGAGACCTGGATACGACCCTCAAAGCACTGCCCGACCAGACTGCTTCGACCGCCGCCCGAACCTATCTCGCCATCGCTCAGGATCGGTGGGCTCGCGTTCGCGTTGCACGCGCTCAAGCAACGAAGGCCACGGCGGTTCGCGACAATGCCCAGATCATCTATGACCAGTACTGCGCGGTCTCGGATACGGCGCTCAAAGAACTCTACGAGTCCGTCGAGGCCGACTTCAGCCGCTACTACCAGATCATCAATTCCGACGACGAGGGGCATTTCACCGCCGAACTGAAGCCCACGTCGGGGAGTCTTGACCTCACCGTGGATTTCTACGGCATCGGTAAGTTCCCGCCCACGGCCTACCACAGCGAGGGACATCAGGACGGGATGGGCGTCTGCCTGTACCTCGCTCTCGTGAAGCAGCTCCTTGGCGAGGGGTTTCGCTACGCCGTACTCGATGACGTGGTGATGTCGGTTGACGTCAACCACCGCCGCCAGTTCTGCGAACTGCTCAAGAGCGAATTCCCGGACGTTCAGTTCATCATCACGACCCACGACGTCGTGTGGGCCCGTCAGATGCAGTCGGCCGGTCTCATCACCTCGAAGTCCCAGGCGCGCTTCTATGGATGGACCGTCGATGGTGGCCCGGTCTACGAGCAGGGCGACATCTGGGAGCGCATTGACGAGGACCTCGCCAAGGAGGACGTCGCTGGTGCCGCGCACAAGCTTCGTCGGCGGCTGGAAGCCGCAGCCGCAGATATCGCTGAGGCCATCGGCGGGAAGGTGCCCTTCCGCGGAGACAACAACTACGACCTGTCGGTGCTCCTGTCTGCGGTAAAGGGTCGTCACGGCGACTTGCTCGCCAAGGCAGCAGCAGCAGCGAACTCATGGGGCGACGAGACAGCGGTCGAAGTAGTGAAAACGAAGAAGGCGGAGCGCGCCGCCATCGTCCCCGAGCAGGAATCCGAAGTGTGGCTCGTGAACTCGATGGTGCACAACAACGACTGGGCGAACGCTTCTGTGAATGATCTGGAGCCCGTTCTCGATGCGACGCGCGCGTTCCTCGATCTCTTCACCTGCGACAACCCCGATTGCGGCGGATGGATCTATACCGGCTGGCCCGAAGATGCACTCCGCTGCGACTGCGGCAACTACAACCTGAACCTCAAGAAGAAGTAG
- a CDS encoding metallophosphoesterase translates to MHSSPSAPSGGSGRRRTAVRTAAAAAASAVALSLFAASPAAPAVAVPEDLASRFTFAVLPDTQFYSRYSADQFLPRYGTDPYRVQTEFLAENADALNIPFVAHLGDVVDRVGTTREWEAADTAMQTLDDAQLPYSILPGNHDVRNSNDTVTDVDYDLANEPFLQWFGPDRAAGVSTFQGSDPTGLSQYHVFEAEGQEFMVLALTWRASEQTFQWARDAMAAHPDVPVILTTHSLLNIEADQETPRDTEYGDKLWDELIAPSDQIFLTLNGHFHGATKQTKTNDAGHAVTQVLMDYQMAYEGGNGYLGLMEFDLTNNAINVQTASPWVVSKPQDTLTSYDQPFLEAPGQQFTIDIDFEERFAAFDPDFTAGEPTQPKLTQAARDILLDGFEGPDPISTEIPGNELDYVEADGTVAHWRMGSLDEGVLPEGGVVPDVANGNDLTRVSIADSGSSTAEVGDVTIVKDDVHDFSSDGAAMCFANADQAAGRFSYLETADDAPANDETFDDGYTLETFIKLDASWTAEANGWSKAIVRSGNRSELPGMPWSQWDYTASPAALGISNLREFQYTEVPTETTKGDRTAWSGEIMVDSWAHVAIVNDPDTSTTTMYVDGAPVLRNATDTLGQSINEDTTWLFGADFVDEAARNGWNGCIGETRVIDHATDQTEWLTQRADLSTLTVDAPTGTLPWDTEITELTGTGFPGAEVTLGDAPESTDAAAVAARAAGELAGTTTVAEDGTWTMSLDAALPPGSYSGAVVQALGARASDAVAFDFAIAAAPGEPTTEPTAPGTDPSDPGTGGGDDAGNGTGSAPDGDLAVTGADTAPWLLGAGIALVLGAAALLIARVRHRRHHTAD, encoded by the coding sequence GTGCATTCCTCCCCCTCCGCCCCCTCCGGCGGATCCGGTCGACGCCGAACCGCCGTCCGCACCGCTGCGGCGGCCGCGGCGAGCGCCGTCGCCCTGAGCCTCTTCGCCGCGTCGCCGGCCGCACCGGCCGTCGCCGTCCCCGAGGACCTCGCGTCGCGCTTCACGTTCGCGGTCCTCCCCGACACGCAGTTCTACTCGCGCTACTCGGCCGACCAGTTCCTCCCCCGCTACGGCACCGACCCGTACCGCGTGCAGACGGAGTTCCTCGCGGAGAACGCCGACGCCCTCAACATCCCGTTCGTCGCGCACCTCGGCGACGTCGTCGACCGCGTCGGCACCACGCGCGAGTGGGAGGCCGCCGACACGGCGATGCAGACACTCGACGATGCGCAGCTCCCCTACTCGATCCTCCCGGGCAACCACGACGTCCGGAACTCGAACGACACGGTCACCGACGTCGACTACGACCTCGCGAACGAGCCCTTCCTGCAGTGGTTCGGCCCCGACCGCGCCGCGGGCGTCTCCACCTTCCAGGGCAGCGACCCCACCGGCCTCAGCCAGTATCACGTCTTCGAGGCCGAGGGCCAGGAGTTCATGGTGCTCGCCCTCACCTGGCGGGCGTCCGAGCAGACGTTCCAGTGGGCGCGCGACGCGATGGCCGCGCACCCCGACGTCCCCGTCATCCTCACCACGCACTCACTCCTCAACATCGAGGCCGACCAGGAGACGCCGCGCGACACGGAGTACGGCGACAAGCTATGGGACGAGCTCATCGCCCCGAGCGACCAGATCTTCCTCACCCTCAACGGGCACTTCCACGGCGCCACGAAACAGACGAAGACCAACGATGCCGGCCACGCCGTGACCCAGGTCCTCATGGACTACCAGATGGCCTACGAGGGCGGAAACGGCTACCTCGGACTCATGGAGTTCGACCTCACGAACAACGCGATCAACGTGCAGACGGCGTCGCCGTGGGTCGTGTCGAAGCCGCAGGACACCCTCACGAGCTACGACCAGCCGTTCCTCGAGGCACCCGGGCAGCAGTTCACGATCGACATCGACTTCGAGGAGCGCTTCGCCGCCTTCGACCCGGACTTCACCGCGGGTGAGCCGACCCAGCCGAAGCTCACCCAGGCCGCGCGCGACATCCTGCTCGACGGCTTCGAAGGACCCGACCCGATCTCCACCGAGATCCCGGGCAACGAGCTCGACTACGTCGAGGCCGACGGCACCGTCGCGCACTGGCGCATGGGCTCGCTCGACGAGGGTGTGCTCCCCGAGGGCGGCGTCGTGCCCGACGTCGCGAACGGCAACGACCTCACACGCGTCTCGATCGCCGACTCCGGCTCCTCGACCGCCGAGGTGGGCGACGTCACCATCGTGAAGGACGACGTGCACGACTTCTCCTCCGACGGCGCCGCGATGTGCTTCGCGAACGCCGACCAGGCGGCCGGCCGCTTCAGCTACCTCGAGACGGCCGACGATGCCCCCGCCAACGACGAGACCTTCGATGACGGCTACACGCTCGAGACGTTCATCAAGCTCGACGCCAGCTGGACGGCCGAGGCGAACGGCTGGTCGAAGGCCATCGTCCGCTCCGGCAACCGCTCCGAGCTGCCCGGCATGCCGTGGTCGCAGTGGGACTACACCGCCTCCCCCGCCGCCCTCGGCATCTCGAACCTCCGCGAGTTCCAGTACACCGAGGTCCCCACGGAGACCACGAAGGGCGACCGCACCGCCTGGTCCGGCGAGATCATGGTCGACAGCTGGGCGCACGTCGCCATCGTCAACGACCCCGACACCTCGACCACCACGATGTACGTCGACGGCGCCCCCGTGCTCCGCAACGCGACCGATACCCTCGGCCAGAGCATCAACGAGGACACGACGTGGCTCTTCGGCGCCGACTTCGTGGACGAAGCCGCCCGCAACGGTTGGAACGGCTGCATCGGCGAGACCCGCGTGATCGACCACGCGACCGACCAGACCGAGTGGCTCACCCAGCGCGCCGACCTCAGCACCCTCACGGTCGACGCTCCCACGGGAACCCTGCCGTGGGACACGGAGATCACCGAGCTCACCGGCACGGGCTTCCCCGGAGCCGAGGTCACGCTCGGCGACGCCCCCGAGTCGACGGATGCAGCGGCCGTGGCGGCGCGCGCGGCCGGTGAGCTCGCCGGCACGACGACGGTCGCGGAGGACGGCACCTGGACGATGTCGCTCGACGCGGCACTGCCGCCCGGGTCCTACTCGGGCGCCGTCGTCCAGGCGCTCGGCGCCCGAGCGTCCGACGCGGTCGCGTTCGACTTCGCCATCGCGGCGGCGCCCGGCGAACCCACGACGGAGCCGACAGCGCCCGGCACCGACCCGTCCGACCCGGGCACCGGCGGCGGAGACGACGCAGGCAACGGCACCGGGAGCGCACCAGACGGAGACCTCGCCGTCACCGGTGCCGACACGGCTCCTTGGCTCCTCGGAGCCGGGATCGCCCTGGTCCTGGGAGCAGCCGCGCTCCTGATCGCGCGCGTTCGACACCGACGCCACCACACGGCCGACTGA
- a CDS encoding HNH endonuclease, with amino-acid sequence MRTLVLNAGYEPLAVVSFKRALMLVMNDKATVVEVDTGHPVWAASGSWDRPSVIVLTRYVRIPHSRRVPVTRRGVLRRDGQHCGYCGKSATTIDHILPRSRGGEDSWENLVACCLKCNNLKSDRTPAEMGWSLRVTPKTPHGPTWAVRGVERTTPVWDQYLDIVAAA; translated from the coding sequence ATGCGCACACTCGTGCTGAACGCAGGATACGAACCACTCGCCGTGGTGTCGTTCAAACGGGCCCTCATGCTCGTGATGAACGACAAGGCGACCGTCGTCGAAGTCGACACGGGGCACCCCGTCTGGGCCGCCTCCGGGTCGTGGGATCGGCCGAGTGTGATCGTCCTGACGCGCTACGTGCGCATCCCGCACTCCCGGCGAGTGCCCGTGACCCGCCGCGGAGTCCTGCGGCGCGACGGTCAGCACTGCGGATACTGCGGCAAGAGCGCGACGACCATCGACCACATCCTCCCGCGCTCGCGCGGGGGAGAGGATTCGTGGGAGAACCTCGTGGCCTGCTGCCTCAAGTGCAACAACCTCAAGAGCGATCGCACGCCCGCCGAGATGGGCTGGAGCCTCCGTGTCACGCCGAAGACCCCGCACGGCCCCACGTGGGCGGTCCGGGGAGTGGAGCGCACGACCCCCGTGTGGGACCAGTACCTCGACATCGTCGCGGCCGCCTGA
- a CDS encoding C40 family peptidase yields the protein MNSTDARRSTRAEATSFGAMQPLSRAARREAERRFAAARRARQARARIIGTAIVAGLFSTTALPAFATEPGPVTPTTYEAAAIETQSLTVNGDTALAGASAGGYSATTTEELAAAEAAAEAEAAARAAAASAATTTTTSAASTGSTSAPTTSFSLSAVFQKALEYRGTPYVFGGSTPSGFDCSGFVMYVYAQFGINLAHSVSAQAAAGTRISLAEAQPGDLVIMNGHDGFYAGNGMILDAPRPGKVVQMRAIWTSDYYIVRING from the coding sequence GTGAATTCCACCGACGCCCGTCGTTCCACCCGTGCCGAAGCCACCTCCTTCGGCGCGATGCAGCCGCTCTCGCGGGCAGCCCGACGGGAGGCCGAGCGTCGCTTCGCCGCCGCACGTCGAGCGCGACAGGCTCGTGCGCGCATCATCGGAACCGCGATCGTCGCCGGCCTGTTCAGTACCACCGCCCTGCCGGCGTTCGCGACGGAGCCCGGCCCCGTGACTCCGACGACGTATGAGGCGGCCGCGATCGAGACGCAGTCGCTCACGGTGAACGGCGACACGGCGCTCGCCGGAGCATCGGCAGGCGGTTACTCGGCGACCACCACTGAGGAACTCGCGGCAGCGGAGGCCGCAGCTGAGGCGGAGGCCGCGGCTCGTGCCGCCGCCGCATCGGCTGCCACGACCACGACGACGAGCGCCGCCTCCACAGGATCGACCTCCGCCCCCACGACGTCGTTCAGCCTCTCGGCCGTCTTCCAGAAGGCGCTCGAGTACCGCGGCACGCCGTACGTCTTCGGCGGTTCCACGCCGTCCGGATTCGACTGCTCCGGTTTCGTCATGTACGTGTACGCACAGTTCGGTATCAACCTGGCCCACTCGGTGAGCGCGCAGGCCGCGGCCGGTACGCGCATCTCCCTGGCGGAGGCCCAGCCGGGTGACCTCGTGATCATGAACGGTCACGACGGGTTCTACGCCGGCAACGGCATGATCCTCGACGCTCCGCGTCCCGGCAAGGTCGTGCAGATGCGCGCCATCTGGACCAGCGACTACTACATCGTCCGCATCAACGGCTGA
- a CDS encoding M23 family metallopeptidase: protein MAASARPQKRTSSPAVPTSNSRSTDGAQRSARVPAQTAPASAIKRAPARKSFRSTAIVALVVPGLFATVALPAYAVAPDVSTTETAHSVAEGSAQTLVVSSASGALTVNRDVYAATTPEEIAAAKKAKEEAEAAAAAKKAAEAALASGSSGSTSSGGSAIFGAIAGSGAVRYPLAVTATIGDGFGSRGGAHNGVDMLCAGGTAIGAIADGVVRISSESYFGYGVAVVIDHVINGQTVSTLYGHMTYGTRTVQVGQTVSAGQIIGQVGSTGRSTANHLHLEVKINGSLVDPMAWLRANGVA from the coding sequence ATGGCTGCATCGGCTCGCCCGCAGAAGCGGACGTCGTCACCGGCCGTCCCCACGTCGAACTCTCGCTCCACCGACGGCGCCCAGCGCTCCGCACGTGTGCCTGCGCAGACCGCCCCGGCTTCGGCGATCAAGCGCGCTCCTGCGCGCAAGTCGTTCCGTTCCACGGCGATCGTCGCCCTCGTCGTCCCCGGTCTGTTCGCGACCGTCGCTCTTCCGGCCTACGCCGTCGCACCCGACGTCAGCACCACCGAGACCGCCCACTCGGTCGCCGAAGGCTCTGCGCAGACCCTCGTGGTCTCGTCGGCCTCCGGTGCGCTCACGGTGAACCGCGACGTCTATGCCGCGACGACTCCCGAGGAGATCGCAGCGGCGAAGAAGGCGAAGGAAGAGGCCGAAGCCGCAGCGGCAGCGAAGAAGGCCGCGGAGGCCGCCCTCGCAAGCGGCTCGAGCGGCTCCACCTCATCGGGCGGCTCCGCGATCTTCGGAGCGATCGCCGGTTCCGGTGCCGTCCGCTACCCGCTTGCGGTCACCGCGACCATCGGTGACGGCTTCGGCTCGCGTGGCGGAGCCCACAACGGTGTCGACATGCTCTGCGCCGGCGGCACTGCGATCGGCGCCATCGCCGACGGTGTCGTCCGCATCTCGTCGGAGAGCTACTTCGGATACGGCGTCGCCGTGGTCATTGACCACGTCATCAACGGACAGACCGTCTCGACGCTGTACGGCCACATGACGTACGGCACCCGCACGGTGCAGGTCGGTCAGACGGTCTCGGCCGGCCAGATCATCGGCCAGGTGGGCAGCACGGGACGCTCGACGGCGAACCACCTCCACCTCGAGGTCAAGATCAACGGCTCGCTCGTGGACCCGATGGCCTGGCTGCGCGCGAACGGCGTCGCCTGA
- a CDS encoding metal-dependent transcriptional regulator — protein sequence MTDLIDTTEMYLRTILDLEEENIVPLRARISERLGHSGPTVSQTVGRMERDGLVVVSGDRHLELTDQGRRRAVHVMRKHRLAERLLSDVIGLEWEFVHEEACRWEHVMSEQVERKLLEVLGHPTESPYGNPIPGLEELGGSAAAAFTTGVINIVDVVRGSETPVVATVRRLAEPVQFEPELLLQLKQAGVTPGATATFSRSGSYVLVRVEGQGDGLELPTEVAGHIYVSIA from the coding sequence ATGACCGACCTTATTGACACGACGGAGATGTATCTCCGCACCATCCTCGATCTCGAGGAGGAGAACATCGTGCCTCTGCGCGCGCGCATCTCCGAGAGGCTCGGTCACTCCGGCCCGACCGTGTCCCAGACCGTCGGACGGATGGAGCGGGACGGCCTCGTCGTCGTGTCGGGCGACCGCCACCTCGAGCTCACGGATCAGGGTCGACGCCGTGCGGTCCACGTGATGCGCAAGCACCGCCTGGCCGAGCGTCTCCTCAGCGATGTGATCGGACTCGAGTGGGAGTTCGTGCACGAAGAGGCGTGCCGCTGGGAGCACGTGATGAGCGAGCAGGTCGAGCGCAAGCTGCTCGAAGTGCTCGGCCACCCCACGGAATCCCCGTACGGCAACCCGATTCCTGGCCTCGAGGAACTCGGTGGCTCGGCCGCGGCCGCGTTCACCACGGGAGTGATCAACATCGTCGACGTGGTGCGCGGGTCCGAGACCCCCGTCGTCGCGACCGTCCGCCGACTCGCCGAGCCCGTCCAGTTCGAGCCGGAACTGCTTCTGCAACTCAAGCAGGCGGGTGTCACGCCCGGCGCCACCGCCACGTTCTCCCGGTCCGGTTCGTACGTCCTCGTGCGCGTCGAGGGCCAGGGTGACGGCCTCGAACTGCCCACAGAGGTGGCCGGCCACATCTACGTCTCGATCGCGTAG
- the serC gene encoding phosphoserine transaminase has protein sequence MPELVIPRDLLPADGRFGCGPSKVRPEQVAALQEAGPALLGTSHRQAPVKSLVADVRRGLADLFSLPDGYEILLANGGSTSFWDAAAFSLIERRSQNLAFGEFGQKFATAAAAPWLEAPDVRKAPGGGIVAPEAVEGVDVYAWPHNETSTGVMAPVRRVHGDEGALTVVDATSAAGGLDVDIAETDVYYFAPQKNFASDGGLWFAAVSPAAIERIERIAASDRYIPETLALSNAVSNSRLEQTLNTPALATLVMLRSQLEWMNGNGGLPWASARTATSSATLYDWAERTSYTTPFVTEADARSNVVVTIDFDDAVDASAVAKALRANGIVDTEPYRKLGRNQLRVATFVAIDPADVEQLVRSIEFVVDAL, from the coding sequence ATGCCTGAGCTCGTCATCCCCCGTGATCTCCTGCCCGCCGACGGACGATTCGGCTGCGGCCCGTCCAAGGTCCGCCCCGAGCAGGTGGCGGCCCTGCAGGAGGCGGGTCCCGCCCTCCTCGGAACCTCCCACCGCCAGGCGCCCGTGAAGTCTCTCGTGGCGGACGTCCGTCGCGGCCTCGCCGACCTCTTCTCGCTGCCCGACGGCTACGAGATCCTCCTCGCGAACGGCGGCTCCACGTCGTTCTGGGATGCCGCGGCGTTCTCCCTCATCGAACGTCGAAGCCAGAACCTGGCGTTCGGCGAGTTCGGTCAGAAGTTCGCGACGGCTGCCGCAGCCCCGTGGCTCGAGGCACCCGACGTGCGGAAGGCACCCGGCGGCGGCATCGTCGCACCGGAGGCCGTCGAGGGCGTCGACGTCTACGCGTGGCCCCACAACGAGACCTCCACCGGCGTCATGGCACCCGTCCGGCGCGTGCACGGCGACGAGGGCGCGCTCACCGTCGTGGACGCCACGAGCGCCGCCGGCGGACTCGACGTCGACATCGCCGAGACGGACGTCTACTACTTCGCACCGCAGAAGAACTTCGCGTCGGACGGAGGATTGTGGTTCGCGGCCGTCTCCCCCGCGGCGATCGAGCGCATCGAGCGCATCGCGGCGAGCGACCGCTACATCCCGGAGACGCTCGCCCTGTCGAACGCCGTGTCGAACTCACGGCTCGAGCAGACCCTCAACACCCCGGCCCTCGCGACCCTCGTCATGCTGCGTTCACAGCTCGAGTGGATGAACGGAAACGGCGGACTCCCCTGGGCGAGCGCACGCACCGCCACGTCCTCGGCCACCCTGTACGACTGGGCTGAGCGCACCTCCTACACGACGCCGTTCGTCACCGAGGCAGATGCACGTTCGAACGTCGTCGTCACGATCGACTTCGACGATGCGGTGGACGCCTCCGCCGTCGCCAAGGCACTCCGCGCGAACGGGATCGTCGACACGGAGCCGTACCGCAAGCTGGGCCGCAACCAGCTCCGGGTCGCCACGTTCGTGGCGATCGACCCGGCCGACGTCGAGCAGCTCGTCCGGTCGATCGAGTTCGTGGTCGACGCCCTCTGA
- a CDS encoding DUF3027 domain-containing protein — protein MPEQVEPVEATAEAVVSGDAAVEAVDGAADSVTDVETPLVADETLVAARGLARTALLEVTPERTVGPDAGHTVEAEHVLSLRFSSRVEGYVGWFWTVTIARVGDEAPTVLEISMMPGEGALTAPDWVPWSDRLADYRASQEAAEAAALDAEGLEDDDDIDESDLDEDDDDLDIDEAAVADDDEDSDDDESDDDDFDDDSDDDDDDDHDDDSDEEERVR, from the coding sequence ATGCCTGAGCAGGTCGAGCCCGTCGAGGCGACCGCTGAGGCCGTCGTCTCTGGGGATGCAGCCGTCGAGGCGGTCGATGGGGCCGCCGACTCCGTGACGGACGTCGAGACGCCTCTCGTCGCCGACGAGACGCTCGTGGCCGCCAGGGGGCTCGCGCGGACGGCGCTCCTCGAGGTGACCCCTGAGCGCACCGTCGGACCGGACGCCGGCCACACGGTCGAGGCGGAGCACGTCCTGTCGCTGCGCTTCTCGAGCCGCGTCGAAGGCTACGTGGGCTGGTTCTGGACCGTCACGATCGCCCGTGTGGGGGACGAGGCGCCGACGGTGCTCGAGATCTCGATGATGCCGGGCGAGGGCGCCCTGACGGCACCGGACTGGGTTCCCTGGTCGGATCGGCTCGCCGATTACCGCGCGTCGCAGGAGGCGGCGGAGGCCGCGGCCCTCGACGCCGAGGGTCTCGAGGACGACGACGACATCGACGAGTCCGACCTCGACGAGGATGACGACGACCTCGACATCGACGAGGCGGCCGTTGCGGACGACGACGAGGATTCAGATGACGACGAGTCGGACGACGACGACTTCGACGACGATTCCGACGATGACGATGACGACGACCACGACGACGACTCCGACGAGGAGGAGCGCGTCCGCTGA
- a CDS encoding cold-shock protein yields MPTGKVKFYDEDKGFGFIAGDDGQEVFLHASALPADVTSVKTGSRLEYGIADGKRGAQALSVRLLEAPPSLVKMKRKSADDMAIIVEDLVKLLDGLGTGLRKGRYPEGAQGRKVAAVLRRVADELDA; encoded by the coding sequence ATGCCCACCGGCAAGGTCAAGTTCTACGACGAGGACAAGGGCTTCGGCTTCATCGCCGGAGACGATGGTCAGGAAGTGTTCCTGCACGCGTCTGCTCTGCCAGCGGACGTGACGAGCGTGAAGACGGGGTCGCGGCTCGAGTACGGCATCGCCGACGGCAAGCGCGGCGCGCAGGCGCTCTCGGTCCGGCTGCTCGAAGCGCCGCCGAGCCTCGTGAAGATGAAGCGCAAGTCCGCCGACGACATGGCGATCATCGTCGAAGACCTCGTGAAGCTCCTCGACGGACTCGGCACCGGGCTCCGGAAGGGTCGTTACCCCGAGGGTGCCCAGGGACGGAAGGTCGCGGCTGTTCTCCGCCGCGTCGCCGACGAGCTCGATGCCTGA
- a CDS encoding multidrug ABC transporter ATPase — MSTSSTSAPSRVERILAFMLIGVFLVSIVALFVVLIATWAGATDFGGSFWPVVAMTPYFGLPFAFLLLLALLIIATVRRARAARRDDGS; from the coding sequence GTGAGCACATCGTCGACGTCTGCACCGAGCCGCGTGGAGCGCATCCTCGCCTTCATGCTCATCGGCGTCTTCCTCGTCTCCATCGTCGCCCTCTTCGTGGTGCTCATCGCCACCTGGGCCGGCGCCACCGACTTCGGCGGCAGCTTCTGGCCCGTCGTGGCCATGACGCCATACTTCGGGCTGCCTTTCGCCTTCCTCCTGCTCCTCGCGCTCCTCATCATCGCCACGGTGCGGCGAGCGCGAGCAGCCAGACGCGACGACGGGTCCTGA